Genomic segment of Budorcas taxicolor isolate Tak-1 chromosome 22, Takin1.1, whole genome shotgun sequence:
TTTTGCTGCCAAGTGGAATGAAATCTATGGTAACAATCTGCCTCCTTTAGCCCTGTACTGTTTGCTGTGCCCGGAAGACAAAGTTGCCTTTGAATTTGCCTTGGAATACATGGACAGGATGGTAGGCTACAAAGACTGGCTGGTGGAGAATGCACCAGGGGATGAGGTTCCAGTTGGCCATTCCCTAACAGGTTTTGCCACTGCCTTTGACTTTTTATATAACTTATTAGATGGTCGTCGGAGACAAAAATACCTAGAAAAAATATGGGTTATTACTGAGGAAATGTATGAGTATTCTAAGGTCCGCTCTTGGGGCAAACAACTGCTTCACAACCACCAAGCTACTAACATGATAGCACTGCTGACCGGGGCTTTGGTGACTGGGGTAGATAAAGGGACTAAGGTAAATCTATGGAAACAGGTTGTAGTAGATGTGATGGAAAAGACGATGTTTCTGTTGAATCACATTGTCGATGGCTCTTTGGATGAAGGTGTGGCCTATGGAAGCTACACAGCTAAATCAGTCACACAGTATGTTTTTCTGGCCCAGCGCCACTTTAATATCAACAACTTGGATAACAACTGGTTAAAAATGCACTTTTGGTTTTATTATGCCACCCTTTTGCCAGGCTTCCAAAGGACCGTGGGGATAGCAGATTCCAATTATAACTGGTTTTATGGTCCTGAGAGCCAGTTAGTTTTTTTGGATAAGTTTGTCttaaagaatggagctggaaatTGGTTAGCTCAGCAAATCAGAAGGCACCGACCTAAAGATGGACCCATGGTCCCCTCCACTGCCCAGAGGTGGAGTACCCTTCACACTGAATACATCTGGTATGACCCCCAGCTCACCCCACAGCCTCCTGCAGAATATGGCACTGCAAAAATGCACCTGTTCCCTAACTGGGGTGTGGTCACTTATGGGGCCGGGTTGCCAAATACACAGACCAATACTTTTGTATCTTTTAAGTCTGGGAAGCTAGGAGGGCGTGCTGTGTATGACATAGTTCACTTCCAGCCATACTCCTGGATTGATGGGTGGAGGAGCTTCAACCCTGGACATGAACATCCGGATCAGAACTCATTTACCTTTGCCCCCAACGGGCAGGTGTTTGTTTCCGAAGCTCTCTATGGACCTAAGTTGAGCCACCTGAACAACGTACTGGTGTTTGCACCGTCACCCACGAGCCAGTGTAATAAGCCCTGGGAAGGTCAGCTGGGAGAATGTGCACAGTGGCTCAAGTGGACTGGCGAGGAGGTTGGTGATGCAGCCGGGGAAATCATTACTGCCTCTCAGCACGGGGACATGATATTTGTGAGTGGGGAAGCTGTGTCCGCTTACTCTTCAGCAATGAAGCTGAAAAGCGTGTATCGGGCTTTGCTTCTCTTAAACTCTCAGACTCTGCTAGTTGTCGATCATGTCGAGAAGCTAGAAGATTCcccaataaaatctgtcagtgccTTCTTCCATAATCTGGATATTGATTTTAAGTACATCCCATATAGGTTCACAAACAAGTATAATGGCGCCTTGATGGACGTGTGGGATGCTCACTACAAGATGTTTTGGTTTGATCATCGTGGCAGTAGCCCCCTTGCTAGCATACAGGAAGCAGAGCAAGCCGCTGAATTTAAGAAACGGTGGACTCAGTTTGTCAATGTTACGTTTCAGATGGAATCTGCAATCACAAGAATCGCATACGTCTTCTATGGGCCATATGTCAATGTTTCCAGCTGCAGATTTATTGATAATACCAAGTCCGGACTTCAGCTTTCTCTCAATGTCAATAACACCGAGCATGTTGTTTCGATCGTGACTGACTACCAGAACTTGAAGACAAGGTTTGACTACCTGGGATTTGGCGGCTTTGCCACTGTGGCTGATCAGGCCCAAGTAACCCGCTTCGGTTTGGGCACTGAGGCAATAGTAAAGCCCGTAAGACGTGATagagttatttttccttttggatttAAATTTAATGTAGCAGTTGGGTTGATTTTGTGCATCGGCCTGGTGATCTTAACTTTTCAGTGGCGGTTTTACCTTTCTTTTAGAAAGCTTATGCGGTGGATCCTCATCCTTGTTATTGCCTTGTGGTCCGTTGAGCTGCTGGACGTGTGGAGTGCTTGCACGCAGCCCATCTGTGCCAAGTGGGCGAGGCCGGAGACCGAGGCGAGCGGGCAGGCACTGGCCCCGGGTGGCCAGCGCACAGACCTGCCGGACGTCGTCATTACCTCACTTCCTGGTTCCGGAGCCGAGATTCTCAAACAACTGTTCTTCAACAGTAGTGACTTCCTCTACATCCGGGTCCCCACAGCCTACATTGATATCCCAGAAACAGAATTGGAAATTGACTCCTTTGTGGACGCCTGTGAATGGAGGGCGTCCGACGTCCACAGCG
This window contains:
- the DSEL gene encoding dermatan-sulfate epimerase-like protein; the encoded protein is MALMFTEHCLFLVLVMFAFSTLEESVSNYSDWAVFTDDIDPFKIQRVQDVRPNQKLKKSMLHPRLYFDAGEIQAMRQKSRTTHLHLFRAIRSAVTAMLSNPTYYLPPPKHADFAAKWNEIYGNNLPPLALYCLLCPEDKVAFEFALEYMDRMVGYKDWLVENAPGDEVPVGHSLTGFATAFDFLYNLLDGRRRQKYLEKIWVITEEMYEYSKVRSWGKQLLHNHQATNMIALLTGALVTGVDKGTKVNLWKQVVVDVMEKTMFLLNHIVDGSLDEGVAYGSYTAKSVTQYVFLAQRHFNINNLDNNWLKMHFWFYYATLLPGFQRTVGIADSNYNWFYGPESQLVFLDKFVLKNGAGNWLAQQIRRHRPKDGPMVPSTAQRWSTLHTEYIWYDPQLTPQPPAEYGTAKMHLFPNWGVVTYGAGLPNTQTNTFVSFKSGKLGGRAVYDIVHFQPYSWIDGWRSFNPGHEHPDQNSFTFAPNGQVFVSEALYGPKLSHLNNVLVFAPSPTSQCNKPWEGQLGECAQWLKWTGEEVGDAAGEIITASQHGDMIFVSGEAVSAYSSAMKLKSVYRALLLLNSQTLLVVDHVEKLEDSPIKSVSAFFHNLDIDFKYIPYRFTNKYNGALMDVWDAHYKMFWFDHRGSSPLASIQEAEQAAEFKKRWTQFVNVTFQMESAITRIAYVFYGPYVNVSSCRFIDNTKSGLQLSLNVNNTEHVVSIVTDYQNLKTRFDYLGFGGFATVADQAQVTRFGLGTEAIVKPVRRDRVIFPFGFKFNVAVGLILCIGLVILTFQWRFYLSFRKLMRWILILVIALWSVELLDVWSACTQPICAKWARPETEASGQALAPGGQRTDLPDVVITSLPGSGAEILKQLFFNSSDFLYIRVPTAYIDIPETELEIDSFVDACEWRASDVHSVRFRLLRGWLQSLVRDTKLHLQNIHLHEPGRGKLAQYFTMNKDKKRKLKRRESLAEQRSRMKGAFDRDAEYVRALRRHLVHYPSARPVLSLGSGSWTLKLHFFHEVLGASMKALYVVRDPRAWVYSMLYSSKPSLYSLKNVQEHLAKLFKTEGGAGHCTLNSGYAVEYELLRKELLASRPHPVSLLAHAWLANTAAALRINADLLPTSYQLIKFEDLVLFPQNTTERIFAFLGIPLSPATLNQILFATSTNLFYLPYEGEISPANTNVWKRNLPKDEVKLIENICWTLMDRLGYPKFMD